One Streptomyces sp. CNQ-509 DNA window includes the following coding sequences:
- a CDS encoding DUF5655 domain-containing protein has translation MSSLKLFRTDTVNGGVIEVASRLAEVEADVQGLVEAHMETLLGVRFLASEYGTGPVHGGRIDSLGLDENGSPVVIEYKRGVDAGVINQGLFYLAWLMDHRAEFEHLVRDRLGVTAASQVLWSGPRLICIAGDFTRYDVHAVREHRRSIDLVRYRLFGSDLLGLETVASVRGGMQVARRARRQRVTRAAADAQSAAMMELAGAVDEVLLGLGDGVTRVERKQYRAYQRLRNFACLIPPQQTKVVVYLKADPKDVDLVPGFSRDVSGLGHHGTGDLEVQLRMPRDVERAQDLFRASYAAV, from the coding sequence GTGTCGAGTCTGAAGTTGTTCCGTACGGACACGGTGAACGGCGGCGTGATCGAGGTCGCTTCGCGTCTTGCTGAAGTCGAGGCGGATGTGCAGGGCCTGGTTGAGGCGCACATGGAGACGCTGCTGGGGGTGCGGTTCCTGGCGAGCGAGTACGGCACCGGGCCGGTACACGGGGGCCGGATCGACTCGCTCGGGCTGGACGAGAACGGATCGCCAGTCGTCATCGAGTACAAGCGTGGTGTCGACGCCGGTGTCATCAACCAGGGCCTTTTCTACTTGGCCTGGCTGATGGACCACCGGGCCGAGTTCGAGCACCTGGTCCGCGACCGGCTGGGGGTGACGGCCGCGTCCCAGGTCCTGTGGAGCGGGCCGCGTCTGATCTGTATCGCCGGTGACTTCACCCGATACGACGTCCATGCGGTGCGCGAGCACCGGCGGTCGATCGACCTGGTCCGCTACCGGCTCTTCGGCAGCGACCTGCTCGGGCTTGAGACCGTGGCCTCCGTGCGCGGCGGCATGCAGGTGGCCCGCCGGGCACGGCGCCAGCGGGTTACCAGGGCAGCGGCCGATGCCCAGAGCGCGGCGATGATGGAGTTGGCGGGCGCGGTCGACGAGGTCCTGCTCGGGCTCGGGGACGGCGTGACCCGTGTTGAGCGCAAGCAGTACCGGGCGTATCAGCGGCTGCGGAACTTCGCCTGCCTCATCCCGCCTCAGCAGACCAAGGTGGTGGTCTATCTGAAGGCCGACCCGAAGGACGTCGATCTTGTTCCGGGCTTCAGCCGGGACGTGTCCGGGCTCGGTCACCACGGGACGGGTGATCTGGAGGTGCAGCTCCGTATGCCGAGGGATGTGGAGCGGGCGCAGGATCTGTTCCGCGCGAGTTACGCAGCAGTGTGA
- a CDS encoding transposase: MQLRVRAEQQTPDWKTRYAVRSGVEGTVNEFAHGHGMRRCRYRGQSKAHVQHVLTAIAINIERLSGLPPADEAPPPRRPTAFQNYLDQHEIPRPKSWRTLGT; encoded by the coding sequence ATGCAACTCCGCGTCCGTGCCGAGCAACAGACGCCCGACTGGAAGACCCGCTACGCAGTCCGCTCCGGAGTGGAGGGAACGGTCAACGAGTTCGCTCACGGTCACGGCATGCGCCGCTGCCGCTACCGAGGACAGAGCAAGGCCCACGTCCAGCACGTCCTGACCGCGATCGCCATCAACATCGAGCGCCTCAGCGGTCTCCCACCGGCTGACGAAGCACCCCCTCCCCGCCGACCGACCGCCTTCCAGAACTACCTCGACCAGCACGAAATCCCCCGGCCGAAGTCCTGGCGCACCCTGGGCACCTGA
- a CDS encoding transposase, translating to MQIARASNPNGTTAIWVRDRLDGLWRDEDFADWYPRNGRPGLSPAQLATVCVLQFLLGLSDRQAAEAVRCRIDFKYAMAMELDAPGFHHSVLADFRERLAEGDRADRLLDLTLARLKEAAWYASAPHSAPTPPTSWPRSAI from the coding sequence GTGCAGATCGCGCGGGCGAGCAACCCAAACGGCACGACGGCGATATGGGTGCGCGACCGGCTGGACGGGCTGTGGCGCGATGAGGACTTTGCCGACTGGTACCCGCGCAACGGGCGCCCCGGCCTCTCGCCCGCCCAACTGGCCACCGTCTGCGTGCTGCAGTTTCTGCTCGGTTTGTCGGACCGGCAGGCTGCCGAGGCGGTCCGCTGCCGGATCGACTTCAAGTACGCGATGGCCATGGAGCTGGACGCCCCCGGCTTCCATCACAGCGTGCTGGCCGACTTCCGTGAACGCCTCGCCGAGGGTGATCGCGCCGACCGCCTCCTCGACCTCACACTGGCCCGCCTCAAGGAGGCCGCCTGGTACGCGAGCGCACCACACAGCGCACCGACTCCACCCACGTCCTGGCCGCGGTCCGCAATCTAA
- a CDS encoding ATP-binding protein, translating to MTSRQVEGKQEGFTEVPINPGRILRAIARIGYTPESAICDIVDNSVAANARRVAIKLEREPDMSEARRNSAARYIIADDGDGMDRGHLVDALALGADGQYTPGSLGKYGLGLKSAGLSQGDRVEVVSARQGGSWSKVILDLPHVEETGRLECLLAEPDSVDLQRVNELIPGAAYGTVVTIEKIHKRNHPSIRKTREALGRNLGVTYFYFLQPNGGDLEILLDGDPVEPFDPLFVDEANAAGNLDDSTWDGRDVRWLERATPVVLDAENRVEVKIEATQLVHPPAFDNPAEIRKKYMIASSAYGFYVYRNRRLIRRAERFNGLIPTDQDYFAFRGRILIDDTADDAFNIDVKKSEILLSEEAEGALSEAIYEARRLSKSGWKNAAKILRKKANEDPNSKAAEALIEVDFPEFLPTDPDDALSENERTKRAQKESTRHPLKDQEREQARKEGARVTFVDQLDDNALWERARDATLGTVVRINRSHRFMRMFDERFGDDADVVLLIQALFLSLASAESGTVRNKQDLDDEIIEDVFVTYRNQASAAVYKVTAGALEKRFA from the coding sequence ATGACATCGCGTCAGGTTGAGGGTAAGCAGGAAGGTTTCACGGAAGTACCGATCAACCCCGGCCGAATCCTTCGAGCGATCGCACGCATCGGGTACACACCAGAGAGTGCCATCTGTGACATCGTCGATAACTCCGTGGCGGCGAATGCTCGACGTGTCGCCATTAAACTTGAACGTGAACCTGACATGTCCGAAGCTCGCCGGAACAGTGCGGCCCGTTACATCATCGCCGATGATGGCGATGGTATGGATCGAGGGCACCTCGTTGACGCTCTGGCGCTGGGCGCAGACGGGCAGTACACACCCGGAAGTCTCGGGAAGTATGGGCTCGGCCTGAAAAGCGCGGGGCTGTCACAGGGGGATCGAGTTGAGGTTGTCAGCGCACGTCAGGGCGGCTCGTGGAGCAAGGTGATCCTGGATCTTCCCCATGTCGAAGAGACAGGAAGGCTCGAGTGCCTATTGGCAGAGCCGGATTCTGTCGACCTCCAACGAGTGAATGAGCTGATCCCAGGCGCTGCGTATGGCACCGTGGTCACCATCGAGAAAATCCACAAGCGAAATCACCCAAGCATTCGCAAGACTCGTGAGGCGCTTGGGAGAAATCTCGGCGTAACTTACTTTTACTTCCTCCAGCCGAATGGTGGAGATCTGGAGATTCTGCTGGATGGTGATCCGGTGGAACCTTTCGATCCTCTATTTGTGGACGAGGCGAACGCAGCCGGAAATCTCGACGATTCTACCTGGGATGGTCGCGATGTTCGGTGGCTTGAGCGCGCCACTCCCGTTGTGCTTGATGCGGAAAATCGGGTAGAAGTTAAAATCGAAGCGACTCAATTGGTTCACCCGCCCGCATTCGATAACCCCGCCGAAATTCGCAAGAAGTACATGATCGCGTCGAGTGCATACGGATTTTACGTGTACCGGAATAGGCGGCTGATCCGCAGGGCTGAGCGGTTCAATGGCTTGATTCCGACCGATCAAGATTATTTCGCCTTCCGCGGGAGGATCCTGATCGATGACACCGCAGATGACGCCTTTAATATTGACGTAAAGAAGTCGGAAATACTTCTAAGTGAGGAGGCGGAAGGGGCGCTTAGTGAGGCCATCTACGAAGCTAGACGCCTAAGTAAGAGTGGCTGGAAGAATGCTGCCAAAATTCTCCGCAAGAAGGCAAATGAAGATCCCAACAGCAAGGCTGCCGAAGCGCTGATTGAAGTCGATTTTCCGGAGTTTCTGCCAACAGATCCGGACGACGCACTCTCCGAGAATGAACGGACCAAACGGGCTCAGAAGGAATCTACTAGACATCCGCTGAAGGACCAGGAGCGGGAGCAGGCCCGCAAAGAGGGAGCGAGGGTTACATTCGTTGATCAGTTGGACGACAATGCCCTCTGGGAACGCGCGCGGGATGCCACTTTGGGGACGGTTGTGCGGATCAATCGGTCCCATCGTTTCATGAGGATGTTTGACGAGCGATTCGGTGACGACGCCGATGTCGTGTTGCTCATTCAAGCTCTCTTCTTGAGTCTGGCGTCGGCAGAGAGTGGAACTGTGCGGAACAAACAGGACCTCGATGATGAAATTATCGAGGATGTCTTTGTGACGTACAGAAACCAGGCTTCGGCGGCTGTGTACAAGGTCACGGCAGGTGCTCTTGAGAAGCGCTTTGCGTAG
- a CDS encoding phosphoadenosine phosphosulfate reductase family protein produces the protein MSDVADNQKVRHVLGISGGKDSSALAVYMRNRVPEMEYFFCDTGAELPETYEYLNRLEAALGKSIVRLNADRDFDHWMEVYQGTLPSPQMRWCTKNLKIKPLEDWVGDDKVISYVAIRADENRLGYVSTKPNIDAVFPFREDGIDKEGVMRILDEAGIGLPDYYEWRTRSGCYFCFFQRKHEWVGLKERHPDLFDRAVEYEEKVRYRHTAMKGRNYTWSQGESLPELLERREEIEAKHQAALDRAAKRTKPNRPLLEVLSDALDSDDDEAGCSVCHL, from the coding sequence ATGAGCGACGTAGCCGACAACCAGAAGGTCCGGCATGTGCTCGGTATCTCCGGCGGCAAGGACTCCTCAGCGCTCGCCGTCTACATGCGTAACCGAGTTCCCGAGATGGAGTACTTCTTCTGCGACACGGGCGCCGAGCTGCCCGAAACCTACGAGTACCTCAACCGCCTGGAGGCCGCCCTCGGCAAGTCCATCGTCCGGCTGAACGCCGACCGCGACTTCGACCACTGGATGGAGGTCTACCAGGGCACCCTTCCCAGCCCGCAGATGCGCTGGTGCACCAAGAACCTCAAGATCAAGCCCCTCGAAGACTGGGTCGGTGACGACAAGGTCATCTCCTACGTCGCCATCCGCGCCGACGAGAACCGCCTCGGCTACGTCAGCACCAAGCCCAACATCGATGCCGTCTTCCCCTTCCGCGAGGACGGCATCGACAAGGAAGGCGTGATGCGCATCCTCGACGAGGCAGGCATCGGCCTGCCCGACTACTACGAGTGGCGCACCCGCTCCGGCTGCTACTTCTGCTTCTTCCAGCGAAAGCACGAATGGGTTGGCCTCAAGGAACGCCACCCCGATCTCTTCGACCGCGCCGTTGAATACGAGGAGAAGGTCCGCTACCGGCACACCGCCATGAAGGGCCGCAACTACACCTGGTCTCAGGGCGAGTCGCTCCCGGAACTCCTAGAGCGCAGGGAGGAGATCGAGGCCAAGCACCAGGCGGCCCTGGATCGGGCTGCCAAGCGCACCAAACCCAACCGCCCCCTGCTGGAAGTTCTTTCCGATGCCCTCGACTCAGACGACGACGAGGCCGGCTGCTCCGTCTGCCACCTCTAG
- a CDS encoding cysteine desulfurase family protein, translating to MSEPHGSDLSYFDYNATAPIRPEARAAVAAAMQSVGNASSMHQPGRQAAHRVDIARRQLADLLGCSPGEIIFTSGATEANNLALRAAFTGGSPLVTSPVEHLAVLETARAVTTGSPEDLVLLPVGGDGLVDLDALEQVSVARSGGVVSLMAANNETGVLTDLRVVAKAVRESGALVHTDATQLIGRVPVEVAELDVDLLSLSAHKFGGPQGVGALYVRRGSPLPHRPLLVGGGQERGWRAGTLNVAGIIGMGAAAEAAARSLGEEAERVAAMRDRLECLVVGALPECRINGRRDQRLPGVTSITFPGVPADAVLAAMPDVAASDGSACASGAPTPSHVLLAMGLSRADADSTIRFSLGYATTDAEIEHAARAVKRAVTQVRAALAEADGPR from the coding sequence ATGAGCGAGCCGCATGGGTCGGATCTGTCCTATTTTGACTACAACGCCACCGCCCCGATCCGCCCCGAGGCCCGGGCGGCCGTCGCCGCGGCCATGCAGTCAGTCGGTAACGCCTCAAGCATGCACCAACCCGGACGGCAGGCGGCTCACCGAGTCGACATCGCCCGTCGGCAACTAGCCGACCTCCTCGGCTGCTCCCCCGGCGAGATCATCTTTACCTCCGGGGCCACCGAAGCGAACAATCTGGCCTTGCGAGCAGCCTTCACCGGCGGGAGCCCTCTGGTAACAAGCCCTGTTGAGCATCTGGCTGTGCTGGAGACGGCCCGCGCGGTTACCACCGGGAGCCCCGAGGACCTTGTCCTCCTGCCGGTCGGTGGCGACGGCCTGGTGGATCTGGACGCCCTGGAACAGGTCTCTGTCGCGCGTAGCGGGGGAGTGGTCTCCTTGATGGCGGCGAACAACGAGACCGGTGTCCTTACCGATCTCCGCGTCGTGGCGAAGGCGGTTCGCGAATCCGGTGCACTCGTCCACACGGATGCCACGCAGCTCATCGGCCGCGTCCCTGTGGAGGTTGCTGAGCTCGACGTCGACCTTTTGTCGCTGTCGGCCCACAAGTTCGGCGGACCGCAGGGAGTCGGTGCCCTGTATGTGCGGCGTGGGTCCCCACTCCCGCACCGGCCTCTCCTCGTGGGCGGGGGACAGGAGCGGGGCTGGCGCGCGGGCACGCTGAACGTGGCAGGGATCATCGGCATGGGAGCAGCGGCAGAGGCCGCGGCGCGCAGCCTCGGCGAGGAGGCCGAGCGGGTCGCAGCCATGCGTGACCGCCTCGAATGCCTGGTCGTCGGCGCCCTGCCCGAGTGCCGTATCAACGGCCGGCGCGATCAGCGCCTGCCCGGCGTTACGAGCATTACTTTCCCGGGGGTGCCTGCGGACGCGGTCCTGGCAGCCATGCCCGACGTCGCTGCCTCGGATGGCAGCGCGTGCGCGTCAGGCGCTCCGACGCCGAGCCACGTGCTCCTGGCGATGGGACTGTCCCGGGCAGACGCAGACAGCACGATCCGCTTCTCGCTGGGCTACGCCACCACGGATGCCGAGATCGAGCACGCCGCACGCGCGGTCAAACGCGCCGTGACGCAGGTTCGGGCCGCGCTGGCCGAAGCCGACGGTCCCCGCTGA
- a CDS encoding transposase: protein MIEAVWPKTIGQTCVVHLQRNFFPYAACEDCNKIAELLKRAHTAPTRRPP, encoded by the coding sequence GTGATAGAGGCCGTCTGGCCGAAGACGATCGGGCAGACCTGCGTAGTGCACCTGCAGCGGAACTTCTTCCCCTATGCCGCCTGCGAGGACTGCAACAAGATCGCCGAACTCCTCAAGCGGGCACACACGGCGCCGACAAGGAGGCCACCCTGA
- a CDS encoding ATP-binding protein yields the protein MTTATSTRIPRAPSNSAPQFPAGIELVGSQMRSTNLERDVEDALHAPYVGARAIDVLERIASALADQRRTRAWSFTGPYGSGKSTLSNIVDALLGRDAKRRSEAERILEDASPALAQRLAAARDAVAPHGFLGGVATARRESVVATLSRALHTATARRWGKRVPKPVATALEACADPNQAGANEILGAVTALTAHTQQPLLLVIDEFGKTLEHLAGHNEFADAQHDLFLLQELAEKAAGPNGLPVYLMTLQHLSFMDYASRSSEMKTREWAKIQGRFEDITFVPHHGDSLHLLRRRLDRSAVNAAGQDLINACAETSADIWTQHGLGVLADLGPEHFADLYPLHPITALAAPILAAQIGQHDRSLSGFLNSGEPNTVRHSLAQHSNENAEHASTVRLPQLYDYFLNSGRTTLLVSANASRLIEVDSRIRDANGLPDADQDVLKTIGVLNLIDSDGALSATAPMIHFALHDPADVADPDAFTALEERLADLVRRGFVVHREFSGEYRVWQGTDVDIDGRLKDISSHLNDAAVINRLDSLVPQAFVASRHSQVTGMMRVFYTAVSGPETKTVAAPDELREPADGLVVFHFGTDADRPTVHSPLPVLVGTTPDPGAVLATATYVVALKELSVQQDIDHVARREVMERLVLAEAELLELLQDRFYPPSSDASWSLWHTGIAPGEEPGASDLTARSLSGLVSLACESVYPDTPHIRNEMLGRHVLTSQAAQARGILLTAMLSASGEENLGLSGYKAERAIYHGVLAYLGLHRENGAVQAESRQESLLPYGFSPPGDGHEHAQPAWNALNEVLTGATERVSMEEVIRVLMSPPFGLKAGVVPVFLIPALIIRRHDVALFEEGTYLPRLTIDVVERIVKGPARFSVKYTPAGDGQRGSIIKKLMVSLGVEAPRSKALRNPDLLSVASALIMRVADLHKYARSTKSISADARIVRTTIAGALDPDDLIFHALPRALDLPEIPARTRANAEAANTYVERLTAAADELVAIDGELRAQVVRVLAKEFRLPTELPELRAQLAARLRGFADAVLAPELRGFVDFVLSDDLEADEWLEPIVVRLTNSALGDWDDHEVKVFPQKARAMAAALDRVGHLHHAGNEVDVREEKLDAQLLTLTDSAGVEQRTLIYVPEQARGEANSLAADVLKQAVKALGPDGARILLAALAQRVTDAATAASERKAQG from the coding sequence GTGACTACCGCAACCTCCACGCGGATCCCGAGGGCCCCTTCCAACTCCGCCCCGCAGTTCCCCGCCGGCATCGAACTCGTCGGCTCCCAGATGCGCTCGACCAACCTCGAGCGCGACGTCGAGGACGCGCTGCACGCCCCCTACGTCGGAGCTCGAGCCATCGACGTCCTGGAACGCATCGCAAGCGCGCTGGCCGACCAACGCCGGACCCGTGCCTGGTCGTTCACCGGCCCCTACGGCTCCGGCAAGTCGACCCTGTCCAACATCGTCGACGCGCTACTCGGACGGGATGCCAAGCGACGCAGCGAGGCCGAGCGCATCCTCGAAGATGCCAGCCCCGCCCTCGCCCAGCGACTTGCCGCAGCCCGCGATGCCGTCGCTCCCCACGGATTCCTCGGCGGCGTGGCCACCGCACGCCGCGAATCCGTCGTCGCCACCCTTTCCCGCGCGCTGCACACGGCGACTGCGCGACGCTGGGGCAAGCGCGTCCCGAAGCCCGTCGCCACCGCCCTGGAGGCATGCGCCGACCCGAACCAGGCCGGGGCCAATGAAATTCTCGGCGCCGTCACGGCGCTGACGGCACACACGCAGCAGCCTCTACTCCTCGTCATCGACGAGTTCGGCAAGACTTTGGAACACCTCGCTGGCCACAACGAGTTCGCCGACGCCCAGCATGACCTGTTCCTGTTGCAGGAACTCGCCGAGAAGGCGGCCGGCCCCAACGGGCTGCCCGTCTACCTGATGACCTTGCAGCACCTGTCGTTCATGGACTACGCCTCACGGTCCAGCGAAATGAAGACCCGCGAATGGGCCAAGATCCAGGGGCGTTTTGAAGACATCACCTTCGTCCCCCACCACGGCGACTCCCTGCACCTGCTGCGCCGCCGCCTCGACCGCTCGGCCGTCAACGCCGCAGGACAGGACCTGATCAACGCCTGCGCCGAGACATCCGCGGACATCTGGACCCAGCACGGTCTCGGCGTTCTCGCCGATCTCGGCCCCGAACACTTCGCCGACCTCTACCCTCTGCACCCCATCACGGCCCTCGCCGCACCGATCCTTGCCGCCCAGATCGGCCAGCACGACCGCAGCCTGTCTGGTTTCCTCAACAGCGGGGAGCCCAACACCGTCCGCCACTCGCTTGCCCAGCACAGCAACGAGAACGCGGAGCACGCCAGCACGGTGCGGCTGCCGCAGCTGTACGACTACTTCCTCAACTCCGGGCGCACCACCCTGCTCGTCTCCGCCAACGCGAGCAGATTGATCGAAGTCGACTCACGCATCCGGGACGCCAACGGCCTCCCTGACGCCGACCAGGACGTACTGAAAACCATCGGCGTCCTCAACCTGATCGACTCCGACGGTGCCCTCAGCGCCACCGCCCCCATGATCCACTTCGCCCTCCACGACCCAGCCGACGTCGCCGATCCCGATGCCTTCACAGCACTCGAAGAGCGGCTCGCGGACCTCGTCCGCCGAGGCTTCGTAGTACACCGGGAGTTCAGCGGAGAATACCGGGTCTGGCAGGGCACGGACGTCGACATCGACGGCCGACTCAAGGACATCAGCAGCCACTTGAATGACGCCGCGGTCATCAACCGGCTCGACAGTCTCGTCCCGCAGGCATTCGTGGCCAGCCGCCACAGCCAGGTCACAGGCATGATGCGCGTGTTCTATACCGCAGTCAGCGGCCCGGAGACCAAGACCGTCGCCGCCCCGGATGAGTTGAGGGAACCCGCCGACGGCCTCGTCGTCTTCCACTTCGGCACCGACGCAGACCGGCCGACCGTCCACTCGCCTCTGCCCGTACTCGTGGGCACCACCCCCGACCCCGGCGCAGTGCTGGCCACAGCCACCTACGTCGTCGCACTGAAGGAACTCAGCGTCCAGCAGGACATCGACCATGTCGCCCGGCGGGAAGTCATGGAGCGACTCGTGCTGGCCGAGGCAGAACTGCTAGAGCTGCTGCAGGACCGCTTCTACCCGCCGTCCTCCGATGCGTCCTGGAGTCTATGGCACACCGGGATCGCACCCGGCGAAGAACCCGGCGCTTCTGACCTGACGGCCCGCAGCCTGAGCGGCCTGGTCTCCCTCGCCTGCGAATCCGTGTACCCGGACACGCCGCACATCCGCAACGAAATGCTCGGCCGCCACGTCCTAACCAGCCAGGCCGCCCAGGCCCGCGGCATACTGCTGACGGCCATGCTCTCCGCCTCGGGCGAGGAGAACCTTGGCCTGTCCGGGTACAAGGCCGAAAGGGCCATCTATCACGGTGTCCTCGCCTACCTCGGCCTGCACCGCGAGAATGGGGCGGTCCAGGCCGAGAGCCGACAAGAGAGCCTTCTCCCGTACGGGTTCTCCCCACCTGGCGACGGCCACGAGCACGCCCAGCCAGCCTGGAACGCCCTCAACGAGGTGCTGACGGGGGCCACCGAGCGGGTCAGCATGGAAGAGGTCATCCGTGTCTTGATGAGCCCGCCCTTCGGGCTCAAGGCCGGCGTGGTCCCCGTCTTTCTGATCCCGGCCCTGATCATCCGCCGCCACGACGTCGCCCTCTTCGAGGAAGGCACCTACCTGCCCCGACTGACCATCGACGTCGTCGAGCGCATCGTCAAGGGCCCGGCACGCTTCTCGGTGAAGTACACGCCGGCCGGAGACGGCCAGCGCGGCAGCATCATCAAGAAGCTCATGGTCTCCCTCGGAGTGGAGGCGCCCCGCTCCAAGGCCCTGCGCAACCCCGACCTCCTCTCCGTGGCCAGCGCCCTGATCATGCGTGTGGCCGACCTACACAAGTACGCCCGCAGTACCAAGAGCATCTCCGCCGACGCCCGCATCGTGAGGACCACGATCGCCGGGGCCTTGGATCCCGACGACCTGATCTTCCACGCACTGCCGAGGGCGCTCGACCTGCCCGAGATCCCGGCCCGCACCCGCGCCAACGCAGAAGCAGCGAACACCTACGTCGAACGGCTCACCGCAGCGGCGGACGAACTCGTCGCCATCGACGGCGAACTGCGCGCCCAGGTTGTGCGCGTTCTCGCCAAGGAGTTCCGCCTGCCGACCGAACTGCCGGAGCTGCGTGCACAGCTCGCGGCCCGACTGCGCGGCTTCGCCGACGCAGTACTGGCCCCCGAACTGCGCGGCTTCGTTGACTTCGTCCTCAGCGACGACCTGGAGGCGGACGAGTGGCTCGAACCCATCGTCGTACGCCTCACCAACTCCGCCCTCGGCGACTGGGACGACCACGAGGTCAAGGTCTTCCCTCAAAAGGCCCGAGCGATGGCAGCCGCCCTCGACCGTGTCGGACACCTGCACCACGCCGGGAACGAGGTCGACGTCCGGGAAGAGAAACTCGACGCCCAGTTGTTGACCTTGACCGACAGTGCTGGCGTAGAGCAACGCACCCTAATCTACGTACCCGAACAGGCCCGCGGCGAGGCCAACAGCCTCGCTGCCGACGTCCTGAAGCAGGCCGTGAAGGCTCTCGGACCGGATGGAGCAAGGATCCTGCTCGCGGCCCTCGCCCAGCGCGTGACCGATGCCGCGACAGCAGCGAGTGAAAGGAAGGCACAGGGATGA
- a CDS encoding DUF4007 family protein, whose protein sequence is MSDSRLGEAALFSFARHETFAPRFGWLHKAYMQVKRDQGAFLAVDAPVRFGVGKNMVYSMRYWARAFKLTREHSPTKGTQAKFSYPTWEARWLLDEDGADPYLEENGSLWLLHWWLVSSRPGAKSHAPAWYTAFHLAPFSRFTVADMTQVVTRHVNFSYDKSPEEASIVKDIECLTKMYARSAPEKAGSPGSYEDLLACPFRDLDLLTFVGTRGNAEWQFTSGHRTSLPARILAYACLDYAAKFSRQANSISVARLANEPGSPGRAFRVRENEIVIALQKVTADHPQLDLTEALGQRSLAFMADPFDLAWEVLDEQYDFVTRRPHFPTREEWAAEFPKLAKAEQKELATKATDATDPDATTDTLFAKETA, encoded by the coding sequence ATGTCAGACAGCCGGCTTGGGGAAGCCGCCCTTTTTTCCTTCGCGCGACATGAAACGTTCGCGCCCCGCTTCGGCTGGCTGCACAAGGCGTACATGCAGGTCAAACGCGATCAGGGTGCGTTCCTCGCGGTCGACGCGCCGGTGCGGTTCGGTGTGGGCAAGAACATGGTCTACTCCATGCGCTACTGGGCGCGGGCCTTCAAGCTCACCCGTGAGCACTCGCCCACGAAGGGCACACAAGCCAAGTTCTCCTATCCCACCTGGGAGGCCCGCTGGCTCCTCGATGAGGACGGAGCGGACCCGTATCTGGAGGAGAACGGCAGCCTGTGGCTGCTGCACTGGTGGCTGGTGTCGTCCCGCCCTGGGGCCAAGAGCCACGCGCCGGCCTGGTACACGGCCTTTCACCTGGCGCCGTTCTCCCGGTTCACGGTCGCGGACATGACGCAGGTGGTCACCCGGCATGTGAACTTCTCCTACGACAAAAGCCCGGAGGAGGCGTCGATCGTCAAGGACATCGAGTGCCTCACCAAGATGTACGCGCGAAGCGCCCCGGAGAAGGCGGGCTCGCCGGGCAGTTACGAGGACCTGCTTGCCTGCCCCTTCCGCGACCTGGACCTGCTGACGTTTGTTGGTACCCGGGGAAATGCCGAGTGGCAGTTCACCAGCGGGCACCGCACCTCGCTGCCCGCCCGGATCCTGGCCTATGCCTGCCTCGACTACGCCGCCAAGTTCTCCCGTCAGGCCAACTCGATCTCCGTGGCCCGGCTCGCCAACGAGCCGGGCTCCCCCGGGCGCGCCTTCCGCGTCCGCGAGAACGAGATCGTCATCGCGCTGCAGAAGGTCACCGCGGACCATCCGCAGCTCGACCTGACCGAGGCCCTGGGACAGCGCAGCCTCGCCTTCATGGCCGACCCCTTCGATCTGGCCTGGGAAGTGCTCGACGAGCAGTACGACTTCGTCACCCGCCGTCCCCACTTCCCCACCCGCGAGGAGTGGGCCGCCGAGTTCCCCAAGCTCGCTAAGGCCGAGCAGAAGGAACTCGCCACAAAGGCCACGGATGCCACAGACCCGGACGCCACCACCGACACACTCTTCGCTAAGGAGACCGCGTGA